One Flavobacterium sp. 90 DNA segment encodes these proteins:
- a CDS encoding alpha/beta hydrolase, with translation MKKIVLFLMFYSTIISAQSKFEIDTSYTVKNTYNKLIKQYPFITIVESKKNENVTEIYDVIYDKKQNRDLHLDSYFYKKEKQNPAVIMIHGGGWKSGNKSQMRVMAQEIASKGYSCFAIEYRLSNEAKYPEGIYDIKNAIKFIKDNAKKFHVDPNKIAVLGCSSGGQMAALIGTTNDNLAFEDGLNKSKSSSKVNAIIDVDGILAFKHPESKEGEMAAFWLKGSYEENPENWKNASALSHTNKSTPPILFINSSFDRFHAGRDDMIAILKENKIYSEVKTIENSPHSFWFFQPWFDEMIGYTTQFLNKIFK, from the coding sequence ATGAAGAAAATAGTATTGTTTTTAATGTTCTATTCTACTATAATTTCTGCGCAAAGCAAGTTTGAAATTGACACTTCATATACGGTAAAGAATACTTATAATAAGTTGATAAAACAATATCCTTTTATAACAATTGTAGAGTCAAAAAAGAATGAAAATGTTACTGAAATTTATGATGTTATCTATGATAAAAAGCAAAATAGAGACTTACATTTAGATTCTTATTTTTATAAAAAAGAAAAACAAAATCCAGCCGTAATTATGATTCACGGCGGTGGATGGAAATCAGGAAATAAAAGTCAGATGCGGGTTATGGCACAAGAAATAGCTTCAAAAGGGTATTCTTGTTTTGCGATTGAATATAGATTATCAAATGAAGCGAAATATCCGGAAGGGATTTATGATATTAAAAATGCGATTAAATTTATAAAAGATAATGCAAAAAAGTTTCACGTAGATCCAAACAAAATTGCCGTTTTAGGATGTTCTTCGGGAGGTCAAATGGCAGCTTTGATTGGTACAACAAATGATAATTTAGCTTTTGAAGATGGGCTTAATAAAAGTAAATCTTCATCAAAAGTAAATGCAATTATCGATGTAGACGGAATATTAGCATTTAAACATCCGGAATCTAAAGAAGGAGAAATGGCTGCATTTTGGCTAAAAGGTTCTTATGAAGAAAATCCGGAGAATTGGAAAAATGCTTCGGCTTTAAGCCATACAAATAAAAGTACGCCTCCAATCTTATTTATAAACAGTAGTTTTGATAGGTTTCATGCCGGAAGAGATGATATGATTGCAATTTTAAAAGAAAATAAGATTTACAGCGAAGTAAAAACGATTGAAAATTCGCCACATTCCTTTTGGTTTTTTCAACCTTGGTTTGATGAAATGATAGGATATACAACACAATTCTTGAACAAAATATTTAAATAA
- a CDS encoding DUF4861 family protein, with protein MKTLITVSAVLVFGLSACKAQNKYDIKTAKTYAELSVKTDGKWENRKYIGGTVFKNVDKLKLAPEHTDHSFDIRYEGPGWENNRIGYRLYLDWRNAIDIFGKKTSAIVLPQVGQDNFDSYHEMSDWGADILKAGKGIGIGSIDRYLNSEKLHFHTVDSTIANVENKVNESKVIVKYYGWKTASDNIDFTTELTIKPNELYTEHKIQASKEIKGICTGIVKQKKAELIKKDSKNKKWAYLATYGEQSLVPDKLGMAIFYKTSEVENVADTDLDYLLVFKPTTKAHSFYFLGAWEQEQNGIKSKEEFVKYLDQKLEVLNKKGKM; from the coding sequence ATGAAAACATTAATAACGGTATCAGCGGTTTTAGTTTTTGGACTTTCGGCTTGTAAAGCCCAAAACAAATACGATATAAAAACGGCAAAAACCTATGCCGAGTTATCGGTAAAAACAGATGGGAAATGGGAAAACAGAAAGTATATTGGAGGAACTGTTTTTAAGAACGTTGACAAACTAAAACTAGCTCCTGAACATACAGATCATTCGTTTGATATTCGTTATGAAGGTCCGGGTTGGGAAAATAACAGAATTGGATATCGCTTGTATTTAGACTGGAGAAATGCAATCGATATTTTCGGAAAAAAGACTTCTGCAATTGTTTTGCCACAAGTAGGGCAAGATAATTTTGATTCGTATCATGAAATGAGTGATTGGGGAGCTGATATTCTAAAAGCTGGAAAAGGAATTGGAATTGGTTCAATTGATCGTTATTTAAACAGCGAAAAACTACATTTTCATACTGTAGATTCTACGATTGCAAATGTTGAAAATAAAGTAAATGAATCTAAAGTAATCGTAAAATATTACGGTTGGAAAACGGCTTCTGATAATATTGATTTTACAACAGAATTAACCATTAAGCCGAACGAACTTTATACAGAACACAAAATTCAGGCTTCAAAAGAAATTAAAGGAATCTGTACCGGAATTGTAAAACAAAAGAAGGCTGAATTAATCAAAAAAGATAGCAAAAACAAAAAGTGGGCTTACTTGGCAACTTATGGTGAACAATCATTAGTTCCTGATAAATTAGGAATGGCAATTTTTTATAAAACAAGTGAAGTTGAGAATGTTGCTGATACTGATTTAGATTATCTTTTAGTCTTTAAACCAACTACTAAAGCACATTCGTTCTACTTTTTGGGAGCTTGGGAGCAAGAACAAAACGGAATTAAATCGAAAGAAGAATTTGTAAAGTACTTAGATCAAAAATTAGAAGTTCTGAACAAGAAAGGGAAGATGTAA
- a CDS encoding glycoside hydrolase family 88 protein, whose product MLRIIFLLLCSSSIIAQNKHVISKDLKWSEKTALSILNNYPKAWQIDGNEKPKWDYKMGFLLFSFEKLYQKTNDQKYLNYIKEYADEMIDSTGNIKKYDEKEYNIDYVNPGKILFNLYDKTKDNRYQKVIVQLRKQLENQPRTAIGGFWHKQIYPNQMWIDGLYMAEPFYTQYTVKYENGKSLDDIAKQFELVHDHLLDKKSGLPCQCWDESKQIAWANPETGTSPTVWGRGIGWYMMALVETLDYYPKKHPKQKELVSYLNQISKSVIEYKSSSGLWYQVADKPELKENYLEPSASAMIIYALAKGSDKGYLASNYKKIAQKSFDAFVKEFVKTDENGQVNILNVSPSVGLGGKPFRDGTNEYYITGKTKDNGSPALAAFLLSALELNK is encoded by the coding sequence ATGCTCAGAATTATTTTTCTGTTGTTATGCAGTAGTTCAATAATTGCTCAAAATAAACATGTAATTTCTAAAGATTTAAAATGGTCTGAAAAAACAGCACTTTCAATTTTAAATAATTATCCGAAAGCTTGGCAAATTGATGGCAACGAAAAACCAAAATGGGATTATAAAATGGGTTTTTTATTGTTTTCTTTTGAGAAATTATATCAAAAAACAAACGATCAAAAGTACCTGAATTATATAAAAGAATATGCCGATGAAATGATTGACAGTACTGGAAATATTAAAAAATACGACGAGAAAGAATACAATATCGATTATGTAAATCCGGGAAAAATTCTTTTTAATTTATATGATAAAACGAAAGACAATCGCTATCAAAAAGTAATTGTTCAATTAAGAAAACAACTTGAAAATCAACCCAGAACTGCGATTGGGGGATTTTGGCACAAACAAATATATCCCAATCAAATGTGGATTGATGGTTTGTATATGGCAGAACCTTTTTATACACAATATACGGTTAAGTATGAAAATGGAAAAAGTCTCGATGATATTGCAAAACAATTTGAGTTGGTTCACGATCATTTATTAGATAAAAAAAGTGGTTTGCCTTGTCAATGTTGGGATGAAAGTAAACAAATTGCGTGGGCAAATCCTGAAACGGGAACATCGCCAACAGTTTGGGGAAGAGGAATTGGTTGGTACATGATGGCTTTGGTAGAAACATTGGATTATTATCCTAAAAAGCATCCAAAACAGAAAGAATTAGTTAGCTATTTGAATCAAATATCAAAAAGTGTAATTGAGTATAAAAGTTCCTCAGGATTATGGTATCAGGTTGCTGATAAACCGGAATTAAAAGAGAATTATTTAGAACCTTCGGCTTCAGCGATGATTATTTATGCTTTGGCTAAAGGAAGTGATAAAGGATATTTAGCTTCTAATTATAAAAAAATAGCACAAAAGTCTTTTGATGCTTTTGTAAAAGAATTTGTCAAAACAGATGAAAATGGTCAGGTAAATATTCTAAACGTTTCGCCAAGTGTAGGTTTAGGTGGAAAGCCTTTTAGAGATGGTACAAATGAATATTATATCACCGGAAAAACAAAAGATAATGGTTCGCCCGCTTTAGCAGCATTTCTATTGAGTGCGCTAGAATTAAATAAGTAG